In the genome of Salmo trutta chromosome 39, fSalTru1.1, whole genome shotgun sequence, the window AGGGTTCGTTTTGCTTTACAGTTTGTCAGATTATGCACCACTTAAAAATAAAATTCgagttcaataaaaaaataaaaagggttTTTTGCCCACTTGCATGTATGTACTGTAAATAATACTTACCATGCAGACTCATTGTATATTCTTTAATCTGATATAAATCATGAAACAAAAGTAAAACACCTTTACCATCAAGACGAACCCTAGCACCAGTTGAtctaaaaaataaatgtacatcCATCCAAAAGATCTTACTGCAAATACATTCAAAAAACACATGACTTGTAGTTTCATTCTCAATTTGACAAAACACACACTTCATCAATATCAATTTGAAATTGTCAGTACCTAGTTTACTGGATATATTAAATTAATACTTTTTAAAGACACTTCACGGACTTCGTTCGTGACACAATATGTTCTCCTTAAGTTCCATACAGCATTCCAATTCTATAATTCCAGTATGCTTTCGCAGGAGGAAAAGACTCGGTACTCATCTTCCTAATATAATTATTAGTACACTTTTTATCCTTAACGCATAAAACATCTAATAGGACGCTGAAACTGAATTCCACAGTAAACGTCTTATAAGGCATGTAGCTATTGCATCAACAACGATGGTGTACTCCTTCACCGTTTAATTTAAGGGGAATTATATTTAGCTCTGTTACATTTTAGGAGAAATTCAATGCCACCAACCTTTGTAAAAACAAGATTTGGAATAATATTTCAAATCCTATCTTTAAAAAGGATGTAATTCTTGATCATTCTAGTCTTTAAAGATAATAGGATGTACCAAAATCAAGCACATTTAAAGCACCCATTTAAAGCACCCATTTAAAGCACCCATTTAAAGCACCCATTTAAAGCACCCATTTAAAGCACCCATTTAAACCACCCATTTAAAGCACCCATTTAAAGCACCCATTTAAAGCACCCATTTAAAGCACCCAGTCTACTTCTTGTTTCTTTGGGAACATCCAATGCCATTGCAGTATATACTAGTCTTGATTATCCTTCCATTTTTCTGACAGCAATACACGACTGTTTAAAGACAACTCCCTTAACAACCAAGCATCAAGCCTCTTCTTAACATTATCAGTGGTGGGATTAATGCCCCTTTCTGTTTGGTTTGTACATATCTTAATTCCCAGATATGTATTAACATTTTTATGGGAGTAACAGCAATATCAACCAAATCATTACATATAGCCTTTAATGGAAATAAatcactttttcttttttttcttttttttacatttaaagtcAAATCAGATACAGAGGAAAATACATTCAAACAATCCACAGCTTTGGATAACCTCTGTTCAAGGTGGGCAAGGTAACCAGATAAGATGTTTATCTATTTGTAAGGTTCAAATATTCAGTGTTCAGGGGAGTTCTTGACAGCATAGGAGTTACTTGTCAATTAGGCTATTCTAAGAATATTTTTTAAACTTTGTCAGAATTACATGTCCAGTATTGAATAGAGAATCCTACCCAATTTTTAGCGCTTGAGAGATGTTTTTATAACCTGAGTATGCAGCATTGGTTTCATCAACATCAACCGTGCACCAGTATCAACTGCGTTCCGGCCATTTGCGAGAGCCAGTGGAAAGTTATTTTAGGACATGACAATGACATTAATACATGCATTGTTAACTAGCGAGAAAACCAGGCAAACTACACAATATGTTTTGAATTGGCTAGCTAGTCGGTTGTATATCATTATTTTACCTGCTGTacaaatgtctctctctcactctactctGGCTACACCCTACTGGCACACACCATGACTTTTCCAGGATTTTGATTGAAGACCCAAAATGGGCTATAACTGGGCAAATAACTCATTAACTATGAAaatcaacaaatgtgcacacggCTAGGCTcgctttgattaaaaaaaacgcATATCACGACTGCATGATTGAAAGCCCGCTTGTGCCTGTCAATGCAGGTCTACACTCTTACaattaggggttcaacaagggttcctctctaagatcctcaaagttaaTCGAAGAAACTTTCTTGGTGGGGTTAATCGAGGAATCTCCTAAGTaggtgggggttcttgcaggaacctaactgcccaactcaAACGTTTGGATTTTAATTTGAAAGGACAGCTggtgcaggcacttaactgaaCAATTTAAAGATCTCCTCACTTGTGTCTGTAGGTATACAGAAgaggaggcatacaaaggtatgtcaattggtatgttataccttggtttttgtggtgAATGAGAAAAAACTTTTTGATAAtggtttatttaattttttaattttacctttatttaacaaggcaagtcagttaagaattaagaatacattcttatttacaatgacggcctaggaacagtgggttaactgcctttttcaggggcagaacgacaaatttgtaccttgtcaactcggggattcgatcttgcaatctTTCTTGCAACTGTTTAAAAGGAAACCTGTTCGATCACCATAaactgcaaaatcattctggctacggagacagagaacatcaacacgcaAGGGATACCTATACTTAATCAGTTGTTCTTTGTGgaatccctctggctgttatgtttatgttttgcatgttactgttatttttttaaattactataaaaaaaactgaatgcattcaattgaaatgtgtcttccgcatttaacccaacccctctgaatcagagatgcggggggctgccataatcgacatccacgtcttcggtactggcccaacgctctaacaactaggctacctgccgccccattataCTTTGGGCTCTGCTTGGAGTTAACCTCATATTTTGATGTTGtaattctgctttgccactaaaatcattaTTAACACTGACAACTAAAATGTTGTGTAATTGTTATGCGTATTATTATTCAAAAATTAAACCCAAAAGTTTATTCAAAAGGTTGGAAGATCCATTAAAAGGGCTTCTTTGAAGAACTTAttggggttcccccacagtttcaatttgaagaacccctaaaaggatactccaggaaccttctTTTTAGAGTTTACAATAATTAAAGGCGCTGCATTGTCAATCTGAtgtctgcattggccgtgcagtATTTACGGTAATACAGCCtatgcagaagtcagggcattcatacttcttgcgcttcgcgGAACAGCACAGAGCTGTTGAGCAGatctgttgtgaaggaagttgtcaaggaagtgagtttttgttttatacaggacctcccgcccccacctacagtcaaccaatcatgtcaatgcagcGCTATATGGAGCCCCCCGCATTGTTACAACGCTTCGGATGCACACAGCAATGCAGTAAGGAGCTCAATTTTCacatcaagcataaattggctcttGTACTCTGATAAATTCTGCAGATATTGGGAGGACAGTGTGTTACACGTTGCATGCAGAGGGAACTGATTTCATTCTGATCTGAGTAGCCGAGTTGTTTGATAATGTGATTTTTTTTGCGTGATTTAATTCTATATTCTTCTTGTCCAAGCGGACAAGTGTTAATAATGTCGAGCCCTGGTTATCATGTTTGGCAGATATGAAAGAAAATACATTGTCTAGCTATGGCGGAATAGAAAAATGCCGGCCATGACCGCCAGGAGGAGTTTTTGTGATGGCTCCACATCTGAAAATGTTCAGGACCCCAAACTGTACAAGTGTAGACTTACCAAGTTTTATGAAAAAGTGAACAATtcaagaatgggaagcatagaaatagcacacacagaacagatgtaatgcttcttagacttgcttttaatgagaatgacagatctataactcacatttctatgtgaattttatTGGGTAGCCCTAAaagtacatattgcagctttaagctAAATTATTGGTCCAAATTAGCTGAGACTGATGCAACTGTTTAGGATCTTTACAAAAAGTAACTTACCTCTGGTCTACTCGGCGTCTTGGTGCTAGTTTTGAAGGAGAGTTCCTGTTCTGACATGGCAAGGTCAAGATTAGCACTGAAATATAAACCAACAAAATGGGAAAGTCAATATCAAGTTGATAAACAAAAGCAATATGTAAAATCTCTgtaaacaacttttttttttaaatatttcaaaTCTCGTATTTCCATTCACTCACCCAGGATCATAACCATCAGAATAACATTCAGAACACTGTAAATGAACAGAAGACAGTTCTCCCATGATGACCTGTAGTTGGATGTCTGGTTTGGATAGCTGGATGTCTGGTTTGGATAGCTGGAGGTCTGGTTTGGATAGCTGGATGTCTGGTTTGGATAGCTGGATGTCTGGTTTGGATAGCTGGATGTCTGGTTTGGATAGCTGGATGTCTGGTTGGGATAGCTGGTTGTCTGGTTTGGATAGTCAGCATAAACATCTGTGCAATAATGCACATGGAAAAATCACTGTATTAAATGTGCATGTAGTGATATCCACACAATGCCACTTTACAATTAAAGTACATTAAGTTGGTGTACAGTGCATCACACATGCAATGTTGGGACTGCATACGCTTGAGAGTGTACATACTCAaaattggatgtatttcaataaagatttatgttatattGAAAGGAATTCATCATTGAATAAAATGTCACTTACCAGCAGTCATGAGTCTGGCACCATTGCTGAATATCAATCTACCCTCTTCTTTTTTTGCACAGTAGAACACTCCACAATCATCTACTGTTACATTCTGTATGAACAATCTATTTCCTGTTTCTAATGAATATTTCTGTCTATAATTCTTATTGTAGTAAAAAGCAGCAGGACTACTATTAGAGAAAGAGCGGAGTATGGCCAGTGGAGGCTGTGGTTGGTGCTGAATGTACCAGTATGCACTTTCTATGTTAAGAGAACAGTTTATGGTTGCGTTCTGTCCAAGTTCCACCAGTGTCCCTGTCAAGCCATCAGCTCCCCGACAGCATATAATGAGACCTAGAAAAAGAACAGGTCATTCATTACATTACAAATTTGATTTGTTTCTTAAGTTATTAAGTACATGTAGTAACAAAATAATTGTCTTACACAACAGATGTCCCACAACTCTCAGCATCGTCTCAAATGTGTGTTGTTGATTAGGTTGGTTTCCTGCTTGTGTAGCAGTGGTCTGTTAGAGCACTCTTTGCTGCTGTACAGACAAAccactttgtttgtttgttatttatgGGTGCTAAAGGTCTAAGTCAGATCAATCATCAGGGCCGGCCCTACGTTTTTTGAGGACCTAAGTGAGATTTGGTTGCGGGCCAGTTTGTTtcttggacacagattaagcttaATCCTGGACTAaacactttcaatggagattctccattgagcatcTTTTTGTGTCCAGGACAAGGCTCAATCTTTGTCTGAGAAAGTTCAGATAAAGGCATTGGTTTTCATCATATCACATTCAATCATCAACTCCTTTCAGTGCTCATGAAGGAAAGGAGATAAGGAAATGAGCTGAGCTGAGGAAAGGATAGTTGGAAAGGAGTGAGGTGAGGAGGATAGTGGATATCCAAGCCTATTGGCACACAGCCCTTGTATTTATTGTAATAGATATTTTCTGAGTTTCAGAATAAGAGCGAGCGAGCAGACAAGGAGAGCATGGGCTCCTGAGTTCTTCTGCAAAAAAGATGGAACTACAGTTGAATAAATGTAGATCAACTTTTTCACAGGGACTTGTGCAGGATACTAACATCAAAAACTTCATTCCAAGTCACAATTCCATACCTAGAAccttgattttggacaaaattacctgaATGGAGTATTGCTACCAAGGATTATCAATAAGGGAACTTCTAACAGACGAAGACCTGCAGAGGAAACACGGCGGAATATGGAAATACCATCCAGCACAAAACTGAGTGAGCAGTGTTCAGTCTGGACCTATTTGTGGAACCAAAAATGTAAGGACAATAATCTCTAGGTAATTTTGTTATATAAATCTTAATAAAATGGGGCTACTGAGCTGCCAAGCTGCTAGGAAAGAAGCTGACTGAAATTAGGGATAGTCAGGCTATCCGGATGGCCAATGTTatttactttaaggagcagttctctctctgtgggtctaaccccaagaagttctggaaaacattTAAAGACCTGGAggataaaccctcctcctcacagctgcccatgtcccttaatgttgatgatgtggttgttactgacaaggagcacatggctgagctctttaaatcaccacttcattaagtcaggattcctatttgactctgccatgcctccttgcccgtccaacatttcctcatcttccACCCCTTCTAAATGCTACTatccccgatgctcctccctcttttcccctgaCCCGCTACAAACTTTCTCCCTGCAAAGCGGTCTCTTAGCCCGatgtgctaaaggagctccttaattaaacttgaccccccaaaaaacagctgggtcagatggtttagaccctttcttctttaaggttgctgcccctatcatcgccaagcctgtctctcctctctggggaggttcccattgcttggctGGCAGCCACggtgcatcctttatttaaaggggagatcaagctgatcctaactgttgtaggccaatatttttttttctattttgccctgtttatcaaaagtgtttggaaaagtcaataatcaactgactggctttcttgatgtctatagtattctcacaggtatgcaatctggtatccgctcaggttatggatttgtcactgcaaccttaaaggtcctaagtgatgtcaccattgcacttgattctaagcaatgttgtgctgctatttgtattgacttggccaaagcctttgatacggtagaccattccactcttgtgggccggctaaggagtattggcgtctgaggggtctttggcctggtttgctaccCCTCTCAAAAGACTGCAGTGTAtgaagtcagaacatctgctgtctcagccactgcctgtcaccaaaggAGTACCTCAAGGCTCGatccaaactaaccctgattcaggtgaccatcctacccatgttagattacggagacataatttatagatcggcaggtaagggtgctctcgagcagctagacgttctttaccattcggccatcagatttgccaccaatgctccttataggacgcATCACtgatctctgtatacccgtcgcaagacccactggttgatgcatATGTAGAAAACCCTTTTAGGCCTCACTCCACCCtaagatacctactgcagccctcatcctccacatacaacacccattctcaAACTGGATTGTTTTATcgccatctcttcattcaaagactcaatcatggacactcttactgacagttgtggctgctttgtgtgatgtattgttgtctctaccttcttgccctttgtgatgtctgtgcccaataatgtttgtaccatgtgttgtgctgctgccatgctgtgttttcatgtgttgctgccatgctatgtggtcttaggtctctctttatgtagtgttgtggtttctcttttgttgtgatgtgtgttttgtcctatatttttattttatttttaatcccagcccccgtccccgcagtaCGCCTTTTGGTGGGCGGTCATTGtaaaacaatttgttcttaactgacttgcctagttaaataaacattttacaaaacatttcttaaaaaaaaaaaaaaaaactggggaGTAAAACTTTGCAACACCAAACATGATCTTCTCCAACCTCATCCCACCAGTCAAGGCACTTTAGTGTTTACTTCAGAGTATTTGACCAAAGCTTACAGTTTAACTATCTGTTTACTCTCCCGTCTGTGTTTCTCTGTAATTCAGGTGGACATTGATGTCTGTCCCTGTCCAaaattgcaccatattccctagATGGTGCATTAATTCTGACCAGAGCCAATAGGGGCGCACTACAACaaaagtgcactatacagggaatagagagccatttcagacacaccccACTTTCTACTCTGTGTTTCTGTTATTCTTCTAATATAAAAATAAACCCTGTGTTCTTTACCCTACCATCTTCTTTATTCCGTCTTATCTTTATATTTGAAATGGGCAGGGGGTAAGAAACACAGTACATGTAATACCACTTGAAGACCTAGTCATGCTTGCGACTCAGTGAAAATATGTCCCGGGTTTTGGACGACGCCCACTTGGGTGAAccaatagctacactgtttgctCGATTGTCACCGGTCTCTTCGCCGCCCATGTTTTGCTCCAATAGTCCAACCATTTAGTGCAGAGCTgttaattgcactcacctggtgtcccaggtctgaattagtccctGATTCAAAGGAGAAGATGAAAACCGGAAGTGGTTCTTCCCTCCAGGAAAGACATTGAACATCCCCGATttagatacagatgtaggatcttaatttgagtcagtttgctacagcaggaaaataatcttgaagcaacaggaaatgtgaattatgtggattatagcCATTTATGTGGATTATAGCCAtaggacatttttgtaggggttgatacatttttcgttaggtcAAATCAAGTCTGACCTTTTAAAGTGGGAATTAAACTTTAGCAACAAAagcatgatcaaattaagatcctatatctgtaccgtctgctactacagtattataaacGAGCTGGCATGGATGTTTGATAGCAGGCTATCAATGTGCATAATATTTAACAAATCGGAGAGAGGGTAGGAAAAAATAATTTATCCCTCTGCATGCTCCTGATCTGCTGCTTCATTGGTTATTAACGTGCAGGGAGATGATTAACCTAGGTATTGCCAACCTCTAAGCattttaaaacatacatttttccaaTTACGAGTGCGCTATCATGCGATCCGTATATCAACTGTCAATTACAGAAATGATTACAAATACAGTAGGCTATGGCCAGATCAGCATTTCAGACACATCCCCTGGGTTAGTCACTGTTTTTACAGTGCTGTTGCTCAGTTTAGCAACCAACTGGTTTTTAGGTCCCTGGTCAATAGCAGTGCACTATTTaatgaatagggtggcattttggATGTGTTGTCTGCATCTCTGTTTCAGACATTGACGTCTGGCTGCGTCCAAAATCTTTTGCATAGGTGGCCCTCATCAAAactagtgtactatgtagggaatagggtgcctctgTTTACTCTGTGTTTCTGTACCCTAGGTGGACATTGACATCAAACGGAGGTCCTGCCAAGGATCATGCAACAGGACCTTTGCTTTCCTTATCGACCACAACAGCTACCGGTCACAACAGGACCTGATGACCAAATTCAATAACACTACCAAGCATCAGAAGAAGAAGTCCCCTGTTAA includes:
- the LOC115179168 gene encoding uncharacterized protein LOC115179168 isoform X2, whose protein sequence is MLRVVGHLLCLIICCRGADGLTGTLVELGQNATINCSLNIESAYWYIQHQPQPPLAILRSFSNSSPAAFYYNKNYRQKYSLETGNRLFIQNVTVDDCGVFYCAKKEEGRLIFSNGARLMTADVYADYPNQTTSYPNQTSSYPNQTSSYPNQTSSYPNQTSSYPNQTSSYPNQTSSYPNQTSNYSANLDLAMSEQELSFKTSTKTPSRPEVLVAGLCDPVDWTPSLFAGQS
- the LOC115179168 gene encoding uncharacterized protein LOC115179168 isoform X1, translating into MLRVVGHLLCLIICCRGADGLTGTLVELGQNATINCSLNIESAYWYIQHQPQPPLAILRSFSNSSPAAFYYNKNYRQKYSLETGNRLFIQNVTVDDCGVFYCAKKEEGRLIFSNGARLMTADVYADYPNQTTSYPNQTSSYPNQTSSYPNQTSSYPNQTSSYPNQTSSYPNQTSSYPNQTSNYRSSWENCLLFIYSVLNVILMVMILVLILTLPCQNRNSPSKLAPRRRVDQRCWLPVCVILLIGPQVSSQVKVEGFKGDNVILPCTYIGKALKNVTIFWQNADDATVYSIIDGKADLAKQYSQFINRTRMFSDEWTNGNFSLLLIDLNGTDSGIYSCFIPTEDILRQVELSVQEKPTPEPTNSSSVSLRGQNLSPFLFLCLSQMLYLL